A region from the Metopolophium dirhodum isolate CAU chromosome 9, ASM1992520v1, whole genome shotgun sequence genome encodes:
- the LOC132951912 gene encoding cysteine-rich hydrophobic domain-containing protein 2, translating to MAVFDDIQQYDEEIACTSMDEAYLMHVQDPILIRGIGNLTVFGLSSRFQSEFPSALVSRVAPEEFEETMARINSVLKKSLPMNAKWLFCGCMCCCCTLGCSLWPVICLSKRTQHSLNKLLDWENNHLYNKIGLHWRLNKQRVDTSSITEYVLLVEFIPKIPIYKPD from the exons ATGGCTGTATTCGACGACATACAGCAGTATGATGAGGAGATTGCATGCACGTCTATGGATGAAGCGTATTTAATGCATGTTCAAGACCCGATACTAATCAGAGGAATTGGCAATCTCACTGT ttttggaCTGAGTAGCAGATTCCAATCAGAATTTCCAAGTGCACTTGTATCACGTGTAGCCCCTGAAGAATTTGAAGAGACAATGGCGCGAATCAATTCTGTTTTAAAGAAAAGTTTACCAATGAATGCTAAATGGTTGTTTTGTGGATGTATGTGTTGCTGCTGTACTCTTGGTTGTTCACTTTGGCCTGTAATTTGCCTCAGCAAACGG aCTCAGCATAGTTTGAACAAATTACTCGATTGGGAAAATAATcatctttataataaaattgggtTGCATTGGAGATTAAATAAACAAAGAGTAGATACTTCTTCTATTACGGAATAT gtacTTTTGGTGGAGTTTATTCCAAAAATACCAATTTATAAACCAGATTAG
- the LOC132951913 gene encoding short coiled-coil protein A encodes MEEDRDKSPEDSIPLADDDPQAIIHDDQDISQCSDVIVRNQSMDSLQSSFTNGSNSPSRNSLDRDMSPDELEEKARLITQVLELQNTLDDLSQRVDSVKEENLKLRSENQVLGQYIENLMSASSVFQTTSPRVKKK; translated from the exons ATGGAAGAAGACAGAGACAAGTCGCCGGAAGACAGTATCCCTTTAGCAGACGATGACCCTCAAG CCATTATCCATGATGATCAGGACATATCTCAATGTTCCGATGTCATTGTGCGCAATCAAAGTATGGATTCATTACAGTCGTCGTTTACAAATGGTAGTAATAGTCCAAGCAGAAACA GTTTAGATCGTGATATGAGTCCTGATGAATTAGAAGAAAAAGCCAGACTTATTACACAAGTTTTAGAACTACAAAACACATTAGATG atttatctcAACGTGTAGATAGTGTAAAAGAAGAAAATTTGAAACTACGATCTGAAAATCAAGTTCTTGGCCAATATATTGAAAATCTTATGTCTGCATCTAGTGTATTTCAGACTACTTCTCCAAGAGTgaaaaagaaatga
- the LOC132951911 gene encoding fibroblast growth factor 1-like isoform X2, which produces MDQEEEISQTSTCDVAASKRRVIKHYGRRMKLNCRHGYNILILQNGKVSSSDDDTDSHCIMEFTSMSPGHVRIRGVEANLFLAMNKDGLLYGEADPKNNSTIFIEQPEGPYSAYLSLKYQKKKWYVAIKKNGKIKLGPTTKRGQHATHFLTIVV; this is translated from the exons aTGGATCAAGAAGAAGAAATATCTCAAACATCAACATGCGATGTTGCAGCGTCCAAGag ACGTGTGATCAAACATTATGGCCGCAGGATGAAATTGAACTGCAGACatgggtataatattttaatacttcaaaATGGAAAAGTATCCAGTTCTGATGATGATACAGACAGCCATTGTATAATGGAATTCACATCAATGTCTCCTGGTCATGTTCGTATTAGAGGAGTCGAAGCCAATTTGTTTTTGGCTATGAACAAAGATGGACTTCTTTATGGAGAA gCTGAtcctaaaaataattcaacaattttCATCGAACAACCAGAAGGTCCTTACAGCGCATACCTATctttgaaatatcaaaaaaaaaaatggtatgtggctataaaaaaaaatggcaaaataaaattaggtcCAACAACTAAAAGAGGACAACATgctacacattttttaacaattgttgtataa
- the LOC132951911 gene encoding fibroblast growth factor 1-like isoform X1, translated as MDQEEEISQTSTCDVAASKSHLLGNEHHQKNQKSVIVDRRVIKHYGRRMKLNCRHGYNILILQNGKVSSSDDDTDSHCIMEFTSMSPGHVRIRGVEANLFLAMNKDGLLYGEADPKNNSTIFIEQPEGPYSAYLSLKYQKKKWYVAIKKNGKIKLGPTTKRGQHATHFLTIVV; from the exons aTGGATCAAGAAGAAGAAATATCTCAAACATCAACATGCGATGTTGCAGCGTCCAAGag TCACTTGTTGGGTAATGAACACCATCAAAAGAATCAAAAATCCGTAATTGTCGACAGACGTGTGATCAAACATTATGGCCGCAGGATGAAATTGAACTGCAGACatgggtataatattttaatacttcaaaATGGAAAAGTATCCAGTTCTGATGATGATACAGACAGCCATTGTATAATGGAATTCACATCAATGTCTCCTGGTCATGTTCGTATTAGAGGAGTCGAAGCCAATTTGTTTTTGGCTATGAACAAAGATGGACTTCTTTATGGAGAA gCTGAtcctaaaaataattcaacaattttCATCGAACAACCAGAAGGTCCTTACAGCGCATACCTATctttgaaatatcaaaaaaaaaaatggtatgtggctataaaaaaaaatggcaaaataaaattaggtcCAACAACTAAAAGAGGACAACATgctacacattttttaacaattgttgtataa